The DNA segment CGGCCGAGTCGGCCAACTACATCATCAAGACCTATCTCGGCCCCAGAGGAAGCGACTACCACGAGAAGACCCGCACCATCGCCCGGGAGTATATCTGGCCGCGGATCCCCGCCGAGTACCAGGAGGAGCTCCAGGGCACCGCCGACGGCGTGAAGGCCCGGGGCTACGACTGGGATCTCTGGGACATCGTGGCCGTCAACCAGTGGGGCGACCAGGGCGTCTTCCAGGAACAGTACGAGAAGGACTTCGGAAGCCGGTGCAGCGCCTTCATCGCCACGGGGGACGCCACCACCGACGGGCAGATCGTCATCGGCCACAACACCTGGTGCCCCTACAACGAGGATTTCATGTACAACTACATCTTCGAGGTCTTCCCCGACAGGGGGCATGACTTCCGCTACCAGAGCGCCGGAGCCTGCATGTGGAGCGGCCAGGACTGGTATGTCAACGAAACGGGACTGATGATCACCGAGACCTCCCTGAGCAACCCTGTCCGCGACCCCGAGGGCACACTGCTCTTCGTCCGGATCCGCCGGGCGGCCCAGTATGCCCACAGCATCGACAGCTTCCTGGAGATCATGCTGGACAGAAACAACGGCGCCTACCCCAACGAGTGGCTGGTGGGCGACGCCAAGACCGGGGAGATCATGTCCCTCCAGCTGGGCTGCAAGGTCCATGACATGCAGCGGGCCTTCAACGGATTCTTCGGCTCGTCGAACCACCCCTGGGGTGTGGAGTTCCGGGACGAAGCCGATTCGCCCGAACCGGATCCGGCCGGGTACCGCTACGCCCGGTTCCGCCGGTGGAAGCAGCTGAAGGAGGAGTACTACGGGGAGATCAACGTCACGGTGGGCAGGAAGATGCTCTCCGACCACTACGACACCTACACCGAGAAGGAACAGCCCAGCGCCCGGACCATCTGCGGCCACAAGGAGCTGGCCCCCGCCGACTCGGAGCAGCTCGCCCCGAGCGGAGCCTACGACGCCAAGGTGACCTCCAGCCACCTGGTGCTGGAGCACATGGGGATGTGGGCCCGCTGGGGCCATCCCTGCGGCATGGCCTTCGATGTGGACGCCTTCCTCGAGAAGGATCCGGAATGGGCCGAGGAACACGGCGCCGACCATGTGCGCTATCTGCGGATCTTCGCCGAGGAAACCCCCAATCTCTGGGGCTATTTCGGCGAAGTGGAGCCGTAAGAACCCATCGGCTCAGGAAAAGACAACCGAACCATGGTCCCTTTGCCTGCGGGAGCCCGAGACACTCGGACTCCCGCCTTTCTTGACAGCGCAAGCGCTCCTCCTACAATAAAGATGACCCGAACCAAACACAGGGGGAACGCCGGCGCAGGACAACGGTGGCGTCCCCTTGACGGACCTGCAGGCTGTCTTCCCGGGAGGCGAAACCGTGGACCGCAGAACACTCCGATGGATCTTTCCCCCGGCGCTCGCCGCAGCGGCGCTGCTCCTTTTTGTCATCAACAGCGACAGCGGCGGTGACGGAACGCTCCGGCTCTCCGGAACCATCGAGGCCACCGAGGTGGCCGTAAGCTTCCAGACCGGCGGGCGGGTCGCCCGCCGGCTCGTCGACGAAGGCGATGCGGTCCGCCGAGGCGACTGTGTGGCCCGTCTGGTCAGCGACGATCTGGCCCAGCAGGTCACCCTCCGGGAGGCGGAACAGGAGGGGGCGCAGGCGGCGCTGGCCGAACTCCAGCAGGGCTACCGGGCCGAGGAGATCGCCCAGGCGCTGGCCGGTGTGGAGGAAGCCCGGGCCAGGCTCGACGAGCTGCTGGAGGGCTCCCGGCAGGAGGAGCTCCACCGCGCCCGGGCCGCCGTGGAGCGCGCCCGTTCGGAGTACCGACGGCTCGAAAAGGATTTCCGGCGGGCCGAGAAGCTCCTGGAAGACCAGGTCATCACACAGCAGAGCTACGACCGGAGCTACGCCGCCTACCAGGTGGCCAAAGCCAGACTGCTGGAGGCCAAGGCCTCGCTCCAGCTGGTCCGCCAGGGCCCCCGGGAGCAACGGATCGCCCAGGCCAGGGCACAGCTCAAAAAGGCCCGGGAACGCTACGGCATGCTCAGGCAGGGCCCGCGCAAGGAGACCGTCGCCCAGGCGGCAGCCAGGGTCAAGCAGGCCCGGGCGGCGCTGGCCGTCGCCCGGATACGACTCGGCTACGCCACCCTGACCGCCCCGCTGGACGGCGTGGTGCTGACCGCCGGTCTGGAAGCCGGCGAATACGCCGCACCGGGCACACCGGTGGTCACCGTCGCCCGCCTTGACGAGGTCTGGATGCGGGCCTACATCGGCGAGACCGATCTGGGGCGTGTGGAGCTGGGCCAACCTGTGCGGGTCACCACCGACAGCTACCCCGACAGGACCTACCCCGGCCGGGTGACCTTCATCGCCTCGGAAGCCGAGTTCACCCCCAAGATGGTACGGACGGAAGAGGAGCGGGTCCGACTGGTCTACCGGATCAAGATCACCCTCCCCAACCCCGACGGGGAGCTCAAACCGGGCATGCCCGCCGACGCCACCCTTTCACCGGAACCTGCGGAGCGATGAGACAACGCTCCCCCAGGACGCCACGGTCTTCCCAGGCGGAACCGACCTCCACCCGGACGGCAAGCATCGAGACAGAGAGCCTCACCAAGCGCTTCGGCGAGGCCACGGCGGTGGATGGGCTCACCCTCTCCATCCGGCCGGGGGAGCTCTTCGGTCTGGTGGGCCCCGACGGCGCCGGCAAGACCACCACCCTGCGGCTGCTCACGGCCATCATGCGCCCCGACAGCGGCGCCGCACGGGTGGGCGGATTCGACACGGTCCGTCAGCCCGAGGAGATCAAGGCGATCATCGGCTACATGAGCCAGCGTTTCGGCCTCTACAGCGACCTCACCGTGCAGGAGAACATCGATTTCTACGCCGATCTCTACGATGTCCCCAGAGGCAGGGAACGCCGGGAACGCACCGAGCGGCTGCTGGGGTTCAGCAATCTCACCCCCTTCCGCAACCGGCGGGCCGGCCGCCTCTCGGGCGGGATGAAACAGAAGCTCGGCCTGGCCTGCGCCCTGATCCACACCCCGCAACTGCTCTTTCTGGACGAACCCACCAACGGGGTGGACCCCGTCTCGCGGCGGGACTTCTGGCGCATCCTCTACAGCCTCCTCAGGGAGGGGGTCACCATCGTGGTCTCCACGGCCTATCTGGACGAAGCGGAGCGCTGCAGCCGTCTGGCCCTGCTCGACAGGGGACGGCTGCTCGCCGCGGGCACCCCGGAGGAGATCAAGGCGGAAAGCCCCGGCATCGTCTACGAGATCCGCCTCCCGGAGACCCGCAACGCCGCACACCTGCTGCGGGAGCACCTCCCGGACACCGCCGTCAACCTCTTCGGCGACCGGCTCCATCTCCAGACCGCCGACAGCGGCGTCACCACGGAAACGCTTCGGCACGCCCTGGACGAGGCCGGTTTCACCGTCTCCGGGATCCGGGAGATCGCCCCCAGTCTGGAGGACATCTTCATCGTCTCCCTGGACCGGGAAGAGCGGAACCCGTCATGACGGGAGAGAGGAACACCGCCGTCACCGTCACCGATCTGGTGCGGCGCTTCGGGACCTTCACCGCCGTGGACGCCATCTCCTTCAGCGTCGCCCCGGGTGAGATCTTCGGGTTTCTCGGCCCCAACGGGGCGGGCAAGTCCACCACCATCCGCATGCTCTGCGGCATCCTGGCCCCCACCAGCGGCGGGGGCACCGTGGCGGGCTTCGACATCGCCACCCAGTCCGAAGGGATCAAGTCCCATATCGGCTACATGAGCCAGCGCTTCTCCCTCTACGGCGATCTCACCGTGGAGGAGAACATCGACTTCTACAGCGGCATCTACCGGCTTCCCGCCGCCAAACGCCGGGATCGCAAGGAGTGGGTGCTGGAGATGGCGGGGCTGACGGAGCGCCGGGACGCGCTGACGGAGACCCTCTCGGGGGGCTGGAAGCAGCGCCTCGCCCTGGGCTGCGCCATCCTGCACGAACCGCCGGTGCTCTTTCTGGACGAGCCCACCTCGGGGGTCGATCCGCTGAGCCGCCGCCGCTTCTGGGACCTCATCTACGCCCTGTCGGAGCAGGGCGTCACCATCTTCGTGACCACCCACTACATGGACGAAGCGGAGTACTGCGACCGGCTGGGCCTTATCTACAGGGGGCGCCTCATTGCCGAGGGGACCCCTTCCACGCTGAAGGAACGGGAGATGGCCGAAAAGGTCCTGGAGGTGCTCTGCAGCGCGCCCTACGAAGCGCTGGAGAGAGCCGAATCGCTGCCCTTCGTGAAGGAGGCCGCCCTCTTCGGCAACGGGATCCACGTGGTGGCAGACGGCGGCGCCGAGGCCGAAGGGGAGCTGCGGGAAGCACTGGAAGAACGAGGGCACCGCATCGACCGGCTGGGCTTCATCACGCCTTCGCTGGAGGATGTCTTTGTCTCTCTCATCGAGCGCTACGAAGGGAATCGGGGTGGAGAGGAGGCGGTCAGGCAATGAGATGGCGGCGAACCGCGGCGGTGGCCCGCAAGGAGACCCTCCACATCCTCCGGGATCCCCGGAGTCTGGCCATGGCCGTGGCCATCCCGGTGCTGCTGATCCTGCTCTTCGGCTACGCCCTGACGCTGGATGTGGACAACGTCCCCCTGGCGCTCCTGGACCGCGACCACAGCTCCGCCGGCCGGGAGCTCACCGCCGCCTTCGCCGGATCCCGCTACTTCACTCTGCACACGGTGGCCGCCGGCAGGAGAGAACTGCAGCGGGCGCTGGACACCGGCGGGGCGCTGGTGGCGCTGACCATCCCGCCGGGCTTCGGCGCCGACCTGTCGGCGGGACGGACCCCGGCGGTGCAGATCGTCATCGAGGGGAGCGACGCCAATACCGCCGGGATCGCCCGGGGCTATGTCCGCGCCGTGACGGAGCGGTACAGCCGGCGTATCCTGGTGGAGCAGGCGGCCCGCCGGGGAAGAGAGCCCCTCCAGCCGCCGCTGGAGCTCCGGCAGCGGGTCTGGTACAACCCGGAGATGGACTCCACCAACTACATCGTCCCGGGGCTCATCGCGGTGATCATGATGGTCATCGCGGCGCTCCTCACCTCGCTGACCATCGCCAGGGAGTGGGAACAGGGAACCATGGAGCAGCTCATCGCCACGCCCGTGACCGCCGTGGAGCTGATCACCGGCAAGCTGCTGCCCTACTTCGCCGTGGGGATGCTCGATGTGCTGGTGGCCGTCCTGATGGGGGAGTTCCTCTACGGGGTGCCCTTTCGGGGGAATGTGGTGCTGCTCTTCGGGATGGCCGCCATCTTCCTGGCCGGATCGCTCTCCATGGGGATCCTCATCAGCGTGGTCACCAGGAGCCAGCTCCTGGCCAGCCAGGTGGCCATCATCGTGACCTTCCTCCCCTCCTTCCTGCTGTCGGGGTTCATGTTCGCCATCACCAGCATGCCCCAGCCCATCCGGATCGCCACCCACCTCATCCCGGCGCGCTACTTCGTGACGCTGCTCCGGGGGATCTACCTCAAGGGGGTGGGGCTCGCCGTCCTCTGGCCGGAGGCGCTGCTGCTGGCCCTCTTCTCGCTGGTGATGGTGGCCCTGGCCAACCTCGCCTTCACCAAGAGGCTGGTGTAGCCATGTTCCGACGGATCCGGGAGATGCTCCGCAAGGAACTGATCCAGATCTTCCGGGACCCCCGGATGCGGATGGTCATCCTCGTGGCCCCGATCATCCAGCTGATGGTCTTCGGCTACGCCGTCTCCACCGACGTAGAGACGGTGCGGCTGGCGCTCTGCGACAGCGACCGCACGCCGCTGAGCCGGGAGCTGACGGCACGCTTCGTCCGTTCCGGGTACTTCGCCGTGGTCGCCTCGCCCCGGGATCCCGACGACATCACCCTCCTTCTGGACAGCGGGAAGGCCGAGGCGGCGCTGGTCCTCCGGAGCGGCTTCGCCGCGGCGGTCCACGCCGGGAAGACGGCACCGCTTCAGCTCATCGTGGACGGCACCAACTCCAACACGGCGAGCGTGGTCCTCCAGTACGCCCGGCAGATCACCGGGGACCTCTCCGGGGAGCTCCTGACGGAACGCCTCCGGCGAAGGGGGATACAGGGAAGGCCTGCGGCTTTCCAGGCGCGGATCCGGGCCTGGTTCAACAGCAACCTGGAAAGCCGCAACTACTACGTGCCCGGGGTCATCGCCCTGCTGGTGATGCTCATCACGCTGATGCTCACCAGCATGGCCATCGTCAGGGAGAAGGAGATCGGCACCATGGAGCAGATCATGGTCACCCCCATCACCCAGCTGGAGTTCATCCTCGGCAAGATGCTGCCCTTCGCCCTCATCGCCTTCGTGGATGTGACGCTCATCTCGCTGGTGGGGGTCTTCTGGTTCCACGTCCCGCTGCGGGGCAGCCTGCTGCTGCTCTTTCTCTCCACAGGCTGTTTCGTCACGACCACCCTGGGGATCGGGCTCTTTCTCTCCACAGTCAGCACCACCCAGCAGCAGGCCATGATGGGCACCTTCCTGTTCTTCCTCCCGGCTGTTCTGCTCTCGGGCTTCATGTTCCCCATCGCCAACATGCCCGAGCCCGTCCAGTGGGTCACCCTGCTCAACCCGCTGCGGCACTTTCTGGTGATCCTCCGGGGGGTCTTCCTCAAGGGGGTGGGGATCGCCGTCCTCTGGCCCCAGATCGCCGCGCTGGCTCTGCTGGGGACGTCTACGCTCGTTCTCGCCTCCCGGCGGTTCAGAAAGACCCTGTCCTGACAGAACCACACACGACAAAAATGGAAAGACAGCGAGGAGGTCCGATACAGCAATGACGCGACTCCCGCCCTACACCGTCCGCGAAGACGGCCGGGCCAAACGGCTGCGGGTCAAGCTGACCGCCAGGGAAGGCCTGGTGGTCGTCGTTCCCCGGGGCACCGACCGAAGCCGCATCCCCGGGATCCTGGAAGAACACGAAGAGACCATCCGGCAGGCCCTGGAGCAACAGCAGAACACCGTAGAGCAGGCCCGCCGGGAGGGGCTCCTGAAGCCGGAAACCGTGGAGCTGCCCTGCATCGGCGAGCGGTGGACGGTCCGCTACGACCACAGGCCTTCGGCGTACATCGAGCTGCGGCAGCGCAAGGGGCGGCTGGAGATCCAGGGACCCGACGAGAACGCGGTGATCCGTCGGCTGCTCCGGGACTGGCTCAAGGGGAAGGCCCGCCGCCACATCACCCCTCTGATGGAGGAGCAGGCCCACCGTTGCGGGCTCAGCTACAGCAGGCTCCAGTTCCGCATACAGAAAACCCGGTGGGGAAGCTGCTCCACCACCGGGACCATCAGTCTCAACGCCTGTCTGCTCTTTCTGGAACCCCACCTGGTCCGCCACGTGCTGATCCACGAACTCTGCCACAGCGTGCACATGAACCATTCCGACGCCTTCTGGGAGCTGGTGGGCCGGTTCGACCCCAACTGGCGGGAGTATCGGGGCGTCCTCAAGGAGAGCTTCCGCTCCGTACCGCTCTGGGTGGGCCACACCGGGGAGGAACCCTAGGCCTCCGGTCGCTCCACCCTGTATCGCTCTTCCATCTCCTTGATCTCCGCCATATCCATGAGATCGGCGAACTCCCCGAAGGAGACCAGATCGTCGGCGTAGGTCTCCTGGGGCGTCCCCTGCATGACGGCGGCGAAGGCCCGCTCCATGGCCCTGGTGGCGGCGAAGAGGCCGGTGAGGGCGTAGACGATGTAGGTGAAGCCGTAGTCGCGGGCCTCGGCGGGCGTCACGAAGGGGGTCCTGCCGCCTTCGATGAGATTGAGCATCAGCGGGACCTCGAAGCTGTTTCCCGCCAGCTCCATCTGCTCCCGGGTCTCCAGGGCCTCCACGAAGACCATGTCCACACCAAGCTCCTCGGCAGCCTTGCCCCGCCGGAGGGCCTCCTCCATGCCGCGGGGCGCCAGGGCGTCGGTGCGGTAGATGATCAGCACGTCGGGATCCAGAGCATCCCGCGCGTCCAGTGCCGCCTGGAGCTTGCTCCGCATCTCCGGCCAGGGGATCACATCCTTGCCCTCCAGGTGGCCGCAGCGTTTGGGCCACTTCTGGTCCTCCAGAAAGAGCCCCGCCGCACCGGCCCGGATGTACTCCTGGACGGTGCGGTAGGCGTTCAGGGCATTGCCGTAGCCCGTGTCGCCGTCACCGAAGACGGGAACCGAGACGGCCCGGGTGATGCTCTGCAGCTGGGCGCGCATCTCCGAAAAGTCGGTAAGCCCGATATCGGGCACGCCGAGCCGCGTGGCCGCCGTCCCGTACCCCGAGTGGTGGACCACGTCGAAGCCGGCCCGCTCGGCGCACTTGGCGCTCAGCGCGTCGTAGACGCCGGCGCCGACGATATAGGCTTTGTCCCGCAGCATGGCCCGCAAGGCGGTACCCGCCCTTGTCCCGCTCTCCCGTAGCATGTCACCTGCTCCTTCCTCTGTCCTGTCCCCGCACGCCGCAGGGACGGTCCTATTGCATGAGCATCGGCAGCCAGAGGCTCATCCGGGGGAAGAGGATCACCAGCGCCAGCATGAGCACCATGATCAGCATGAAGGGGAAGACCCCCTTGATGATCTCCTGCATCTGGATGTCCTTGCGCAGGCCGCCGATGACGTAGAGGTTTACCCCGACGGGGGGCGTGATGAGCGCCATCTCCATGTTGATCACCAGGATGATGGCGTACCAGATGGGGTCGATGTTCAGCGCGAAGAGAATCGGCGTCACCAGCGGCATGGTCAGCAGCACGATGGAGACCGTCTCCAGGATGCAGCCCAGGACGAACATCACCAGGCTCATGGCCAGGATAAAGCTGATCGGCGAGAGCCCCAGATCGATCACCATCCGGGTCAGCTGCTGCGGCAGCTCCAGGAAGGTCAGCACCCGGCCGAAGAGCAGCGCCCCGGCGATGATCATGGCGATCATACAGGAGGTGGTGATCGACTTCAGGCAGATCCGCGGCAGATCCCGGAAGAGCACCGTCCGGTAGACCACCATGGTGATGAAGAGGCTGTAGACCAGGCCGATGGCCGCCGCCTCGGTGGGTGTGAAGGCCCCGGAGTAGATCCCGCCGAGGATGATCACCGGCAGCATGATCCCCCAGAGATTCCTCCGGGTGACATCCAGCCGCTCCTTCCAGGGCACCCGGACCATGATCTCGGCCCCGCCCCGTTTGCTCTGGATCACGGCGTAGACGGTAAAGAGGCCGGTGAGCACCAGGCCCGGGACGATGCCGGCCATGAAGAGCTTGCCCACCGACTCCTCCGTCACGGCGCCGTAGAGGATCAGGGGGATGCTGGGCGGGATGAGGATCCCCAGCGTGGCCCCGGCGGCCAGCAGCCCCAGGGTGAAGGTGCGGTCGTAGCCCCGGCTGATCAGCGCCGGGAAAGCGATCATCCCGATGGTGGCCGCCGTGGCCGCACTGGAACCCGTGATAGCCGAAAAGAAGGCGCAGCTCAGCACCGTGGCGATGGCAAGACCGCCGGGGAGGTGGCGCACCCAGGCGTTCATCACCGTGAAGAGGTCGGCGCCCACCTTGCCCTCCAGCAGCACCTGGCTCATGGCGATAAAGAGCGGCACCGCCAGGAGGACGAAGCTGTCCAGCGAGGAATAGATGGTCTGCCCCACGATCTGGAAGGGCAGATCGAAGAGCTTGAGCAGCAGCGTGGACGTGGCCCCCAGCGAGAAGGCCACCGGCAGGCCGAAGAAGAGGAGCGTCAGCAGCAGCAGGACGATACCGATGAAGACCGTCATTCGATCGTCTCCCCCCCCTCATTCCAGCGGGCCTCCCCGCCGGGCAGAAAGGAATCGATCCAGAAGACCGCGTACTGCAGGGTGAGAAAGAGAAAGCCCACGCACATGGCGGCGTTGGGGATCCACAGGGGGAAGCCCAGCGGCGTCGGCGAGAGCTTGTGGTACTCCAAAGCGCTGAGGGTCATCTCGTAGCTCTGGAATACCACCACCAGGCAGAACACGAGCCCCACCAGGGCCATCACCCGGTAGAGACGGCGCGCCGCACTGACGGAAAGTCGGCTGACAAAGAGGTCGATCGCCACATGTTTGCCGGCCTGCAAGGTGTAGGCCAAACCGCAGAACATGGAAAACATGAACATGTAGGTCGCCGTCTCCACCGCCCAGAGCGTCGGCGCGTTGAAGCAATACCGGCAGACCACCTCGTAGAAAAGGATCAGGCCGAAAAGCAGAATGCTCATGCCGCTGATAAGGCCGAGAATATAGACACTGCGCTCCACCAGGGAACGGACACCATCCCACAGGCTTGCAAGCATCGCACGCGTCACCTCCCGGAAACGCTGTATCTGCCGGCTGCGGCGGGGCGCAGCGCATGTTCACGGGGACCATCCGGAGAGCGGCCACCGGGCTGAGCGCGTTCGCAGTCGGCAGGAATATGCGAGGGCCCGGCACTCAGTGTGTCTGAGTACCGGGCTGCGTCGGAACGGGGCAGACCAGGGGAACCCCTGGGACCCGCGCTTATTTCACGCTTTCGACGATCTCCAGCAGCCTCCTGCCGACCTCGCCCTTCTCTTCGGCGAAGGAATCGCGCACCGGGGCCGTGGCCTTCTCGAACAGCTGCAGTTCCGCATCGTCAAGGACATAGATCTCCATGCCCTTTTCGGCGAGCTCTTCCTGGGCCGCCGATTCGGCGCGGTAGATCTCCTCCACCAGCCAGTCGTTGGCATCCGCAGCCGCCTTGTTCAGCACCTCCCGCTGTCCTTCGGAGAGACTGTCCCACCACTCGAGATTGCCCTGGAGGACAAACTGGGCGATGGCGTAGTTGCAGACCGTCAGGTAGTCGGTCACCTCGTAGAGCTTGCGGGAGATCATCGCCGGCATTCCCGTGGTGGCGCCGTCGACGGTGCCGCGCTGCAGAGCCATATACATCTCGGCGGAGCTGATCACGGCGGGGGTGCCGCCCAGAGCCTTCACCGTATCGGCGGTGCCCTTGCTGAAGGTCCGGAACTTGAGCCCTTCGAAGTCGGCGGGTTCCTTCAGCGGCCGCACACTGTTGATAAACTGTACGAACCCGTAGTCGATCCAGCCGATGACCTTGGCGTTGCGTTTCATGAACTCCTTGTCGAGGATCTCGTTGGCGCCGGCGTCAAGGAAATCGTGGACGATCTCCAGATCGGTGAAGACAAAGGGCATCTCGAAGACATCGGCCGCAGGGATCATCCCTGACCATTTGTTCACCGGCAGTGCCGACATCTCCACAAGGCCTCCCTGGATGGCCTCGACGATCCCCGTGTCCTTGAAGAGCTGTCCCGAATGGAAGACCTTCACAT comes from the Synergistales bacterium genome and includes:
- a CDS encoding ABC transporter permease, with the protein product MFRRIREMLRKELIQIFRDPRMRMVILVAPIIQLMVFGYAVSTDVETVRLALCDSDRTPLSRELTARFVRSGYFAVVASPRDPDDITLLLDSGKAEAALVLRSGFAAAVHAGKTAPLQLIVDGTNSNTASVVLQYARQITGDLSGELLTERLRRRGIQGRPAAFQARIRAWFNSNLESRNYYVPGVIALLVMLITLMLTSMAIVREKEIGTMEQIMVTPITQLEFILGKMLPFALIAFVDVTLISLVGVFWFHVPLRGSLLLLFLSTGCFVTTTLGIGLFLSTVSTTQQQAMMGTFLFFLPAVLLSGFMFPIANMPEPVQWVTLLNPLRHFLVILRGVFLKGVGIAVLWPQIAALALLGTSTLVLASRRFRKTLS
- a CDS encoding ABC transporter permease, producing the protein MRWRRTAAVARKETLHILRDPRSLAMAVAIPVLLILLFGYALTLDVDNVPLALLDRDHSSAGRELTAAFAGSRYFTLHTVAAGRRELQRALDTGGALVALTIPPGFGADLSAGRTPAVQIVIEGSDANTAGIARGYVRAVTERYSRRILVEQAARRGREPLQPPLELRQRVWYNPEMDSTNYIVPGLIAVIMMVIAALLTSLTIAREWEQGTMEQLIATPVTAVELITGKLLPYFAVGMLDVLVAVLMGEFLYGVPFRGNVVLLFGMAAIFLAGSLSMGILISVVTRSQLLASQVAIIVTFLPSFLLSGFMFAITSMPQPIRIATHLIPARYFVTLLRGIYLKGVGLAVLWPEALLLALFSLVMVALANLAFTKRLV
- a CDS encoding TRAP transporter small permease, which codes for MLASLWDGVRSLVERSVYILGLISGMSILLFGLILFYEVVCRYCFNAPTLWAVETATYMFMFSMFCGLAYTLQAGKHVAIDLFVSRLSVSAARRLYRVMALVGLVFCLVVVFQSYEMTLSALEYHKLSPTPLGFPLWIPNAAMCVGFLFLTLQYAVFWIDSFLPGGEARWNEGGETIE
- a CDS encoding M48 family metallopeptidase, translated to MTRLPPYTVREDGRAKRLRVKLTAREGLVVVVPRGTDRSRIPGILEEHEETIRQALEQQQNTVEQARREGLLKPETVELPCIGERWTVRYDHRPSAYIELRQRKGRLEIQGPDENAVIRRLLRDWLKGKARRHITPLMEEQAHRCGLSYSRLQFRIQKTRWGSCSTTGTISLNACLLFLEPHLVRHVLIHELCHSVHMNHSDAFWELVGRFDPNWREYRGVLKESFRSVPLWVGHTGEEP
- a CDS encoding isocitrate lyase/PEP mutase family protein, whose translation is MLRESGTRAGTALRAMLRDKAYIVGAGVYDALSAKCAERAGFDVVHHSGYGTAATRLGVPDIGLTDFSEMRAQLQSITRAVSVPVFGDGDTGYGNALNAYRTVQEYIRAGAAGLFLEDQKWPKRCGHLEGKDVIPWPEMRSKLQAALDARDALDPDVLIIYRTDALAPRGMEEALRRGKAAEELGVDMVFVEALETREQMELAGNSFEVPLMLNLIEGGRTPFVTPAEARDYGFTYIVYALTGLFAATRAMERAFAAVMQGTPQETYADDLVSFGEFADLMDMAEIKEMEERYRVERPEA
- a CDS encoding ABC transporter ATP-binding protein codes for the protein MRQRSPRTPRSSQAEPTSTRTASIETESLTKRFGEATAVDGLTLSIRPGELFGLVGPDGAGKTTTLRLLTAIMRPDSGAARVGGFDTVRQPEEIKAIIGYMSQRFGLYSDLTVQENIDFYADLYDVPRGRERRERTERLLGFSNLTPFRNRRAGRLSGGMKQKLGLACALIHTPQLLFLDEPTNGVDPVSRRDFWRILYSLLREGVTIVVSTAYLDEAERCSRLALLDRGRLLAAGTPEEIKAESPGIVYEIRLPETRNAAHLLREHLPDTAVNLFGDRLHLQTADSGVTTETLRHALDEAGFTVSGIREIAPSLEDIFIVSLDREERNPS
- a CDS encoding ABC transporter ATP-binding protein; translated protein: MTGERNTAVTVTDLVRRFGTFTAVDAISFSVAPGEIFGFLGPNGAGKSTTIRMLCGILAPTSGGGTVAGFDIATQSEGIKSHIGYMSQRFSLYGDLTVEENIDFYSGIYRLPAAKRRDRKEWVLEMAGLTERRDALTETLSGGWKQRLALGCAILHEPPVLFLDEPTSGVDPLSRRRFWDLIYALSEQGVTIFVTTHYMDEAEYCDRLGLIYRGRLIAEGTPSTLKEREMAEKVLEVLCSAPYEALERAESLPFVKEAALFGNGIHVVADGGAEAEGELREALEERGHRIDRLGFITPSLEDVFVSLIERYEGNRGGEEAVRQ
- a CDS encoding DctP family TRAP transporter solute-binding subunit, translated to MCMKRFVGLLCVAAVVCVFGVTAASAETFRLSNQLPPSHHISKSMELFAEKVEEYSEGDMNVKVFHSGQLFKDTGIVEAIQGGLVEMSALPVNKWSGMIPAADVFEMPFVFTDLEIVHDFLDAGANEILDKEFMKRNAKVIGWIDYGFVQFINSVRPLKEPADFEGLKFRTFSKGTADTVKALGGTPAVISSAEMYMALQRGTVDGATTGMPAMISRKLYEVTDYLTVCNYAIAQFVLQGNLEWWDSLSEGQREVLNKAAADANDWLVEEIYRAESAAQEELAEKGMEIYVLDDAELQLFEKATAPVRDSFAEEKGEVGRRLLEIVESVK
- a CDS encoding TRAP transporter large permease; amino-acid sequence: MTVFIGIVLLLLTLLFFGLPVAFSLGATSTLLLKLFDLPFQIVGQTIYSSLDSFVLLAVPLFIAMSQVLLEGKVGADLFTVMNAWVRHLPGGLAIATVLSCAFFSAITGSSAATAATIGMIAFPALISRGYDRTFTLGLLAAGATLGILIPPSIPLILYGAVTEESVGKLFMAGIVPGLVLTGLFTVYAVIQSKRGGAEIMVRVPWKERLDVTRRNLWGIMLPVIILGGIYSGAFTPTEAAAIGLVYSLFITMVVYRTVLFRDLPRICLKSITTSCMIAMIIAGALLFGRVLTFLELPQQLTRMVIDLGLSPISFILAMSLVMFVLGCILETVSIVLLTMPLVTPILFALNIDPIWYAIILVINMEMALITPPVGVNLYVIGGLRKDIQMQEIIKGVFPFMLIMVLMLALVILFPRMSLWLPMLMQ
- a CDS encoding efflux RND transporter periplasmic adaptor subunit, with protein sequence MDRRTLRWIFPPALAAAALLLFVINSDSGGDGTLRLSGTIEATEVAVSFQTGGRVARRLVDEGDAVRRGDCVARLVSDDLAQQVTLREAEQEGAQAALAELQQGYRAEEIAQALAGVEEARARLDELLEGSRQEELHRARAAVERARSEYRRLEKDFRRAEKLLEDQVITQQSYDRSYAAYQVAKARLLEAKASLQLVRQGPREQRIAQARAQLKKARERYGMLRQGPRKETVAQAAARVKQARAALAVARIRLGYATLTAPLDGVVLTAGLEAGEYAAPGTPVVTVARLDEVWMRAYIGETDLGRVELGQPVRVTTDSYPDRTYPGRVTFIASEAEFTPKMVRTEEERVRLVYRIKITLPNPDGELKPGMPADATLSPEPAER